The proteins below are encoded in one region of Helianthus annuus cultivar XRQ/B chromosome 2, HanXRQr2.0-SUNRISE, whole genome shotgun sequence:
- the LOC118488353 gene encoding receptor-like protein EIX2: protein MNKLQGAIPSCLGNLTSMVQDGLTESQNLHSVYGIGGVYVDRSMIKWQGSLREFGSTLELVKIINLSSNNLTGKIPDNLTDLHNLIALDLSMNALVGEIPSNIGEMKELLILDLSRNNLRGGLPSSMSQMTLLNYLDVSYNSLSGRIPSSTQLQSFEPSRYTGNAGLCGLPLSKYCPGDKELEGPPVARENMDDGEERWFYIGGASGFVTGFWMVCIALIVNRRGRHAFFHVMNSLENWVYVKVMVFTAKVRRV, encoded by the coding sequence ATGAATAAACTTCAAGGAGCCATTCCCTCGTGTCTTGGTAATCTCACTTCCATGGTTCAAGATGGATTAACAGAATCCCAAAATCTGCATTCTGTTTACGGTATTGGGGGCGTGTATGTTGACCGTTCCATGATCAAGTGGCAAGGAAGTTTGCGTGAATTTGGAAGCACTCTAGAACTGGTAAAGATCATCAATTTATCAAGCAACAATTTAACAGGAAAAATCCCGGATAACCTAACCGATCTTCATAATTTGATTGCACTCGACTTGTCAATGAACGCTCTTGTTGGAGAGATCCCATCAAACATTGGTGAGATGAAAGAACTTCTAATTTTGGATCTATCTAGAAACAATCTTAGAGGAGGACTACCATCAAGCATGTCTCAAATGACCTTGCTAAACTATCTAGATGTGTCGTATAATAGCCTGTCAGGAAGAATTCCATCTAGCACTCAACTCCAGTCCTTTGAACCTTCAAGGTACACCGGAAATGCAGGACTATGCGGACTTCCCCTGTCCAAATATTGTCCAGGAGATAAAGAATTAGAAGGTCCACCCGTCGCTCGTGAAAATATGGATGACGGGGAAGAAAGATGGTTTTATATCGGAGGGGCCAGTGGTTTTGTTACCGGATTTTGGATGGTGTGTATTGCTTTAATTGTTAATCGCCGTGGGAGACATGCTTTTTTTCACGTCATGAATAGCCTTGAAAATTGGGTTTATGTGAAAGTGATGGTGTTCACTGCAAAAGTGCGAAGGGTTTGA
- the LOC118486519 gene encoding uncharacterized protein LOC118486519 — MIGIKKLNRKGKQVFFVMKIKVQRIQTCIFLYMFFVVADVGGLIPESILPKFFDYTSNDIISIIDIGNKIFHFKIETLDGKVGFSIGIDVIVNLFQLEASYYLIFSRGFGNYFHLTIFGKNGVEINFADVEVDEPVVAPIDAVEEPAIDEQQDGRVYKFVRMVSKDFRLPDNVSRIAKLDSDLKPMTVRLLHLTEQEEFTNRTKREKRGEGFCYALYKWSRFMQRD; from the exons ATGATTGGGATAAAAAAACTGAACCGAAAGGGGAAGCAAGTGTTCTTTGTGATGAAAATCAAAGTTCAAAG aaTCCAAACATGTATTTTTTTGTACATGTTTTTTGTTGTAGCTGATGTGGGTGGG CTCATTCCCGAGTCTATCCTGCCCAAGTTCTTTGATTATACATCAAATGATATTATTTCCATTATAGATATAGGCAACAAAATCTTTCACTTCAAGATTGAAACGCTTGATGGTAAAGTCGGTTTCTCCATTGGTATTGATGTAATTGTTAATCTGTTTCAATTGGAGGCCAGTTATTATTTAATATTCTCAAGAGGTTTTGGGAATTATTTCCATTTAACaatttttggtaaaaatggtGTTGAAATTAATTTTGCTGATGTAGAAGTTGATGAG CCTGTAGTTGCACCTATTGATGCAGTTGAAGAGCCAGCTATTGATGAACAACAAGATGGTCGTGTTTATAAGTTTGTTCGTATGGTTTCTAAAGATTTT CGGCTGCCTGATAATGTTTCAAGGATAGCTAAACTTGATTCTGATTTAAAACCTATGACCGTCAGACTTCTGCATTTGACTGAGCAAGAGGAGTTTACCAACCGTACCAAACGTGAAAAGAGAGGAGAAGGTTTTTGTTATGCGTTATACAAGTGGTCGAGATTCATGCAACGTGATTAG
- the LOC118488354 gene encoding uncharacterized protein LOC118488354 — protein MTNRRKKKKKSTSDFANPNQHILQLLSISLSVFEGLSIHGTIHTTFVCHRTYSGSHHTFSDLRQGTRTQQFGDPFGDGPFKAVPSTDVFSVGFRLTGRFSQFQW, from the exons ATGACGAATCGCAGGAAGAAGAAGA agaagagtacGAGCGATTTTGCGAACCCCAATCAGCATATTCTTCAACTATTGAGTATCTCT TTGTCTGTTTTTGAAGGACTGAGTATACATGGCACTATCCACACCACCTTTGTCTGCCACCGTACCTACTCCGGCAGCCACCACACCTTCAGTGATCTCCGACAAGGAACCAGAACTCAA CAGTTTGGTGATCCATTTGGTGATGGTCCTTTTAAAGCTGTCCCTTCTACTGATGTTTTCTCAGTCGGGTTCCGTCTCACAGGCAGGTTTTCGCAGTTCCAATGGTAA
- the LOC118488352 gene encoding uncharacterized protein LOC118488352, producing MKGIFMRVLFCKIHCPSFICFCKPSTASHLYNSNTLKLENSHHAPQTSVVVTVTGHQSDHNHVDENHEIVEATEKEVLEDGKQESEIEICVLRSCLKNKCNSQSQSQSNSGSGSPVDRKKVQWVDNFGKQLVDIREFESSETGDTDNEEDNSACFCSIL from the exons ATGAAGGGTATTTTCATGAGGGTTTTGTTCTGCAAGATCCACTGTCCTTCATTCATATGTTTCTGCAAACCATCAACTGCTTCTCATCTTTACAATTCCAACACTTTGAAATTAGAAAATTCCCATCATGCCCCTCAAACATCAGTTGTTGTAACTGTAACGGGTCATCAATCGGATCACAATCATGTTGATGAGAATCATGAGATTGTTGAAGCCACTGAAAAAGAGGTTTTAGAAGATGGAAAGCAGGAATCAGAGATTGAGATTTGTGTTCTTAGGAGTTGTCTGAAGAATAAGTGCAAttcgcaatcgcaatcgcaatcgaattcGGGATCCGGTTCGCCTGTTGACCGAAAGAAAGTGCAATGGGTAGATAATTTTGGGAAACAACTTGTTGATATCAGAGAGTTTGAATCCAG TGAAACAGGGGATACAGACAATGAAGAGGATAATAGCGCTTGCTTTTGCTCGATTCTGTGA